In Rissa tridactyla isolate bRisTri1 chromosome 2, bRisTri1.patW.cur.20221130, whole genome shotgun sequence, a single window of DNA contains:
- the WNT9A gene encoding protein Wnt-9a: MLDGHVLLGWLSSCALLGLLACAPRPSAAYFGLTGNEPLTILPLTSEMEEAAVKAHYKVCDRLKLEKKQRRMCRRDPGVAETLMEAISMSALECQYQFRFERWNCTLEGRYRASLLKRGFKETAFLYAISSAGLTHAMAKACSAGRMERCTCDEAPDLENREAWQWGGCGDNLKYSNKFVKEFLGRKPNKDLRARVDFHNNLVGMKVIKAGVETTCKCHGVSGSCTVRTCWRQLSPFHEIGKQLKQKYETSLKVGSTTNEATGEGDISPPKKSIPGHSDQIPRTTDLVYIDDSPSFCMMSRYSPGTSGRKCYKDKNCDSICCGRGHNTQSRVVTRPCQCQVRWCCYVECKQCTQREEVYTCKD; the protein is encoded by the exons GCTAACGGGGAATGAACCCCTGACCATCCTCCCTCTGACCTCAGAAATGGAGGAAGCTGCCGTCAAAGCCCACTACAAAGTCTGTGACCGCCTGAAGCTGGAGAAGAAGCAGCGCAGGATGTGCCGGCGGGACCCCGGCGTGGCTGAGACCCTGATGGAGGCCATCAGCATGAGTGCCCTGGAATGCCAGTACCAATTTCGCTTTGAGCGCTGGAACTGCACCCTTGAGGGTCGCTACCGGGCCAGCTTGCTAAAGAGAG GTTTTAAGGAGACAGCCTTCTTGTACGCCATCTCCTCCGCAGGGCTGACACACGCCATGGCCAAGGCATGCAGTGCAGGGCGGATGGAGCGTTGCACCTGCGACGAGGCCCCCGACCTGGAGAACCGTGAGGCTTGGCAGTGGGGCGGTTGCGGCGACAACCTGAAATACAGTAACAAGTTCGTCAAGGAGTTCCTGGGGAGGAAGCCCAACAAGGACCTGCGAGCCAGGGTGGACTTTCACAATAACCTCGTGGGCATGAAG GTCATCAAAGCTGGAGTGGAGACAACCTGTAAATGCCACGGCGTATCTGGATCCTGTACTGTCCGAACATGCTGGAGGCAGCTCTCTCCATTCCATGAAATAGGGAAGCAGCTGAAGCAGAAGTATGAGACATCGCTCAAAGTGGGCAGCACTACCAACGAGGCCACAGGGGAAGGAGACATCTCCCCACCCAAGAAGTCCATCCCTGGTCACAGTGATCAAATCCCAAGGACTACGGATCTTGTCTACATTGACGATTCCCCAAGCTTCTGTATGATGAGTAGATACTCGCCTGGGACTTCAGGAAGGAAATGTTACAAAGACAAGAACTGTGACAGCATCTGCTGCGGGCGAGGGCACAATACGCAGAGCCGGGTGGTCACCCGTCCGTGCCAATGCCAGGTCCGTTGGTGCTGCTACGTGGAATGCAAGCAATGCACCCAGAGAGAGGAGGTTTACACCTGCAAAGACTGA